The Mesorhizobium sp. AR10 genome includes the window AGATACCGATGGTGTCCCCTGTTGGGCTGCGCACTGGCTGGTAGACGAGGTCGATGAAGCGATCTTCCCTGGGTTCATCCGGGGAGCGCTGCAATTCGGCTTTCAAGGCATAGCCGACAAAGGCTTCGCCACTGTTGAAGACCTGATCAAGGAGTTCGTAGAAGCCCTGGCCGGCAATGTCTGGCAAGGCCTCGCGCACCGGCTTGCCGATCACATCGCGGTGGCCGACAAGTTGCCTGTAAGCAGCGTTGGTGAGTTCGAAGATGTGGGCTGGTCCCGACATCATCGCCATGAAGCCCGGCGCCTGCTCGAACATCTGGCGCTGGCGGTCGCGTTCGCTCTTCTGCCAGCGCTCGGCGGCCACCTTTGCCGTTGTCTCGACCACGATGGCGATGACGCCGGCGGGTTTTCCGCGTTCGTCGAGGACCGGAGAGTAGTCGAGGTCCATCCAGACCTGTTCCGGCGTTCCCGAGCGGTTCAGCGTCAGCTGGTCGCGGTAGGCAAGCGTGCCGCCAGCGAGGCAAACCTTCATGACATGGTCGTTGAAGTCGGCCACCTCCGGCCAACCTTCCCTCACCTTCGAGCCAAGCAACTGCGGATGGCGTCCACCGGCAAAGACGGCATAGGCGTCGTTGTAGATCATGACGCCATCGGCACCCCATAGCGTGACGATGGGCACCTGCGACCGCAGGATCAGCGAAATCGACGTCTTCAAGCTTTGCGGCCAGGTTGCGATCGGTCCGAGCGATGTGGATGCCCAATCGAACCCGGCTACAAGACAGCCGAGTTCGCCACCACCGGCAAGAAACGCAAGATCATGATTGTCGGGAGGAGCGGCGTCGGATGCTAGCATGCTGGCTCAAATGGAGTGCATGGAAGGTGACCGGCACACTTACCGAACCATGATCGATGAATCGGCTCTTCCTTAGCGGGTGCTAAATTTGTTGAAATTTTTATCTTCGCACCATGATCCATCATGACCTTGGCACAAGGATGCCTGCGTGGGCGCACAGCGCAGCGAAGGCTTCCTGCGCCTCCGCAGCTGTGGCTTTGCCTTCCAGAGCCGCTTCGACCCGTCCTCTGGCCGCTTGGTAAAAGCGGCCACGGCGGACGTAAGGCCAATCGATAAGCGTTTCGCAGGCGCCTTGCAGCGTCGTCACCTCGCGAATCGTGTTTACCGACTGGATTCGCAACGGCGTCGAAAGCGGAACATCAACCATCGCAGCGCTCCTTTACATATTGCTCGCGTCGCGACTTGGCGCCTTGGGTCGATGCGCGGCCAGCTGCCTTATCTTGACCGGCGGTGCAGGAGGTCGATGGTTGACCCGCAATGCCGGTGCCATGTGCCCGTCGCCACAACAAGGCTGCCGAAAGCTCGGCGAGAAGGCTCTTGACACTCTTCATGCTTTTCTCCCCCGTTAACCCGCCGCGATAACTCACAAGCGGTTTATCGGTTCCACGACAGGGGCGGGATCATTTCGGCGGTTGAAAAATGGCGGCACGTCGGTGCCACGCGCTCCAGCCATCAACCCTGGTGGAACAGGCGGCTCTTGTGCGCGTTGTTCCAACACGTTCCTATCCCAGCAAGCGAGTGCAAATCATGAGAGAGTCAATCGGCACCGCCACCGTCATCGTCTCGATAGCCGTGGCCATCGCGCTGCTCTTCATGGCACCCAAGGGGTTTCAGCTTTCGGCGCCGGATCCAATCGTCAACTCCGACGCTTCAGAGGTCAGCCTGCCGTGATCAGGTATTGAGATACCGCCGTCACTCGACCACGTCACAAAGCGCGTCGCGCGTCCGAAGAATTCCCAGGCAGTGACTTGATGGGTCGTGACGCAGCATGATAGGCGCTGCTATTTCCAGGTGACTACTGCTTCTTGCCATTGGTGAATTCCTGCTCGACCGCGTCCAGGAGATCGCGTGCGGACTTCCGGGCGGCCTTGCTCTCACCACGCAACCGATCTGCTTGCGGTATTCGCCGGAAGGCGTCCTCGAGCTTCTTTTCCATCTCCATCGCCTTGGGAGCGACGTGGGCCGCAGCGACCCTGGCCAGCTTCCGAGCCTGCTGATCAGTCTCCATGTCGCTATTCAATGCGTCACGAACATCCGACAGTTTCCTGGCCATGGCAGCTTCCCAATTTACTATATCCGCATTTCTGAACGGACATCGCCGGTTATTGTTCCTGCGCGAGCCTGGACGCCCCGTCAGAGGTCTTCTTCAGCAATCGTGCCGGGCGATACATTCTTCGAGGTCGCCGACCTCTTCCTCTATCTCCTCCGGCGCTATTCCCTCAGCTCCGCATCCGCCATGCACCGGGTTGCTATCTCGGCGACAACATCGACGCCACTTGGCAAAACGATGGGGTGATCGACGCGCTTTTATCCACGGACCCAGGAAGTGGCGGACGGATTGATATGTGCCTCGACTTCCGGGGCCAGAACAGCGTCTGTGGAGTGGTTGATTTTGATCCATTCGAACCGCCTCGGGTCGCAACTTTTGGTTGGAACGATTGTTCGCTTGGGTTGTTCTCCTCAACGGTTTGGGGAGGGCGGCTTTGTCTGGGATCAGAAATCTCGAAGACACTTTGAAGGTCACTATTGCCGGACTGAGGAGACTGCGAAAAACTGTGTCGGACGCAGGTCAGATCCACGCCATGCAAGACATCGACACGCTTTTGCATCTCGCCCAGATCGAAGCCGAACGACAGCTGACAGCTCTCGAAAGCTGATCAATCTCCACCAAACCCCAGCACGTCGCGCATGCCGTAAGCGCCGGGTGGGCGTCCTGCCAGCCAAAGCGCGGCGGCGATGGCGCCGTGAGCGAACATGACGCGGTCGCTGGCCGAATGCGACAGGGTGACGATCTCGCCCTCGGCCAGGAAGCTGACGCTGTGCTCGCCGACGATGCCGCCGCCGCGCATCACCGCAAAACCGATCTCGCCTTGCGCGCGCGGGCCGGTGATGCCGTCGCGAGACCGCCTGGCGATGGCGTCCAACTCGCCACCGCGCCCCTTGGCGGTGGCCTCGCCCAGCATCAGCGCCGTGCCGGAAGGCGCATCGAGTTTGTGGCGGTGGTGGGCCTCCGAGATTTCGACATCCCAGTCGGGATCGAGCGCCCGCGCCGCTTGTTCGACCAGCCTCAGCAACATGTTGAGCCCGAGCGAGAAATTGCCGGAGCGCACGACGGCGATCTTTTTCGACGCGGCAGTGATGGCGGCAAGCTCGGTGGCGTCGAAGCCGGTCGAGCCGATGACAAGCGCCGGCCCGCCACGGGCGGCGCACAACTCGGCCAGTGCCGCCGAGGCAGCGGGCGTGGTGAAGTCGATGACCACATCGGCCGATACGAGCGCCTCTTCGCGGCTGACCAGCCCCGCGCCGCTGGCGCCGGGCCTATGGAAGCGAGCGGCGAGCGCCAGCCGCGTGTCGGCCTCGACGGCTTCCGCCATCTGCCGGCCCATGCGGCCGAGCGCGCCTGATATGGCGATCCTGAGGAGCGGCTGGGGCAAGGCTGGCGAACCCCTCAAAGCGCGCGCAGCCAGACCTTGTTGTCGTGGAGTGCCGCACCGCCATAGGGCGCCGGGGCATCGGAACCGGTCAGCACGTTGATGCCCTCGCCGCGCTCATGGGCGCTGTTGGGCCAGATACCTTCGGCGATCACGACGCCGCGCTTGATGCCGTTGAAGAATTTTGCGTGCAGCACCACTTCGCCGCGCGTGTTGCCGACCTCGACGCGGCCGCCATCAGCCAGCCCGAGTGCCGCCGCATCGTCGGGATGCAAAAGCAGTTCCGGCCGACCCTCCTTGGCTTTCGAGACCGGTGTTTCGGAAAAGGTCGAGTTGAGGAAATTGCGCGCCGGCGAGGTCGTCAGGCGGAACGGGTGTGCTGCGTCCGCCACCTCGATCAGGTCGACGTGATCAGGGAATTCCGGCAGGCTGGCCACCGGCCCGAACAGGCCCATGCTTTTCGGCGGCCGATTGGGTGCCGCCTGCCCGGTCCAGTCGGCGCGGAAATGGAACTTCTTGTCGGCATGGCCGAAGCCGTCGATGAAATGCGCAGCCTCAAAGTCCGGCTGCAGGTCGACCCATTTTTGCTCCTCGAGGCTGGCGAAGCTGCCCAGCCCGCGCTTGCCGAGGATGATGTCGATATGCTGCTGCTCGGTCAGGCCGAAGCCCGGCCGGTCGGCAACGCCAAGCCTTTTGCCGAGCTCCTCGATGACGAAATGGTTGGTGCGCGGTCCTTCCGGCGGGTCGATCAGCTTGGGGCCGAGCGTGATGTGCTGGTTGCCGCCGCCCTTGTAAACGTCGTCATGCTCCAGAAACATCGTCGCCGGCAGCACGACATCGGCCAGCTTGGCCGTATCGGTCATGAACTGTTCGTGCACGCAGGTGAAAAGATCGTCGCGCAGGAAGCCTTGCTTCACCAGCCGCTGCTCGGGCGCGACATTGACCGGATTGGTGTTCTGGATCAGCAGTGCCGTCACCGGCGGCCCGCCATAGAGCGCATCTTCCGCGCCGGTCAGCACCGGGCCGATGCGCGAATGGTCGAGATGGCGGACGTTGGGATCGCGCATGTCAGCCCATTCAAGCACATCCTGGTTGAGCTTGAAGATGCCGGAATTGGAATGGAAGGCGCCGCCGCCCTCATACTGCCAGCAGCCGGTGACTGCGGCGATGGACGCCGCCGCATGCATGTTGACCGAGCCGTTGCGCTGGCGCGAGAAGCCGTAGCCGAGACGGAAATAGGTTTTCCTGGTCGTGCCGACGAGGCGGGCGAAGGCCACGATCTCGGCGACCGAAAGCCCGGTGATGTCAGCGGCCCACTCCGGCGTTTTTGTCCTGAGATGCGCTTCCAGCCCTTTCGGGTCGTCGGTGAACTTTTCGAGATAGGCGCGGTCGGCCATGCCGTCGCGAAACAAGACATGCATGACCGCGCAAGCCAGCGCGCCATCGGTGCCGGGCTTCAGCACCAGGCCGAGATCGGCCTGCTTCATCGTCGCATTCTCGTAGACATCGATGACAACGATCTTCGCGCCGCGTTCCTTGCGCGCCTTGATGGCGTGGGTCATGACATTGACCTGGGTGACCACGGCATTGGTGCCCCAGATCACCACGCAGTCGGATTTGGCCATCTCGCGCGGGTCGGGACCGCGCAAGGCCCCTGCACCCATCATCCAGCCGGTCCAGGCCAGATTGGTGCAGATCGAGCCGAAGAAGCCGGAGTACTTTTTTGCATGCCGCAGTCGCTGGATGCCGTCGCGCTGTACCAGCCCCATCGTGCCGGCATAGTAATAGGGCCACACCGTCTCGGAGCCGTGCTTCTCTTCGGCCGCGATGAACTTCTCGGCGACGAGGTCGAGCGCCGCCTCCCAACTCGCTTCCTTCCAGGCGCCCTCGCCCTTGGCGCCGGCACGGATCAGCGGCTTCAGCAACCGGTCGGGGTGATGGACGCGGTCGGCATAGCGGGCGACCTTGGCGCAGATGACGCCTGACGTGTAGCTGTTGGCCTTGGCGCCATGAACGCGGCCGATGCGCTTGCTGTCGAGCAGTTCGACCTCGAGTGCGCAGGTCGACGGGCAATCATGCGGACAGGCCGAATGGCCGATGCGGAGCTTGGCGTGCTGGTTCATGGGGGCGACGTTAGCCGGTTCCGAATGTGGCGTGTAGGGCCAGATGAGACCTTCCCTTCTCCCCTTGTGGGCCTGTTGCGTTACTAGGGTGGGAGGGCAAGAGGAGAAGTAAGGGCCAATTCGGAGTGCCCTTCGGCGCGGGCCTGTCGCCGGATGGGTTAGGGTTTGGCGTGTTGGGCGGATTTCGGGCGCAGTGCGGCCCTGGATCAGGTCGCCAGCGTCACCCAGCGGCGCATGTTGAAGGCCATGACGGCGATGAGAACCTGCCCAGCCG containing:
- a CDS encoding DUF982 domain-containing protein; translation: MVDVPLSTPLRIQSVNTIREVTTLQGACETLIDWPYVRRGRFYQAARGRVEAALEGKATAAEAQEAFAALCAHAGILVPRS
- the dapB gene encoding 4-hydroxy-tetrahydrodipicolinate reductase; translation: MPQPLLRIAISGALGRMGRQMAEAVEADTRLALAARFHRPGASGAGLVSREEALVSADVVIDFTTPAASAALAELCAARGGPALVIGSTGFDATELAAITAASKKIAVVRSGNFSLGLNMLLRLVEQAARALDPDWDVEISEAHHRHKLDAPSGTALMLGEATAKGRGGELDAIARRSRDGITGPRAQGEIGFAVMRGGGIVGEHSVSFLAEGEIVTLSHSASDRVMFAHGAIAAALWLAGRPPGAYGMRDVLGFGGD
- a CDS encoding molybdopterin-dependent oxidoreductase, translated to MNQHAKLRIGHSACPHDCPSTCALEVELLDSKRIGRVHGAKANSYTSGVICAKVARYADRVHHPDRLLKPLIRAGAKGEGAWKEASWEAALDLVAEKFIAAEEKHGSETVWPYYYAGTMGLVQRDGIQRLRHAKKYSGFFGSICTNLAWTGWMMGAGALRGPDPREMAKSDCVVIWGTNAVVTQVNVMTHAIKARKERGAKIVVIDVYENATMKQADLGLVLKPGTDGALACAVMHVLFRDGMADRAYLEKFTDDPKGLEAHLRTKTPEWAADITGLSVAEIVAFARLVGTTRKTYFRLGYGFSRQRNGSVNMHAAASIAAVTGCWQYEGGGAFHSNSGIFKLNQDVLEWADMRDPNVRHLDHSRIGPVLTGAEDALYGGPPVTALLIQNTNPVNVAPEQRLVKQGFLRDDLFTCVHEQFMTDTAKLADVVLPATMFLEHDDVYKGGGNQHITLGPKLIDPPEGPRTNHFVIEELGKRLGVADRPGFGLTEQQHIDIILGKRGLGSFASLEEQKWVDLQPDFEAAHFIDGFGHADKKFHFRADWTGQAAPNRPPKSMGLFGPVASLPEFPDHVDLIEVADAAHPFRLTTSPARNFLNSTFSETPVSKAKEGRPELLLHPDDAAALGLADGGRVEVGNTRGEVVLHAKFFNGIKRGVVIAEGIWPNSAHERGEGINVLTGSDAPAPYGGAALHDNKVWLRAL